One genomic segment of SAR202 cluster bacterium includes these proteins:
- a CDS encoding MaoC family dehydratase, giving the protein MSEDLNKDQIDYDKSQLGKEYPAGSFLVTEEEVSMYCNSIGEQSEICHDKSKALEAGYRDIVAPPTFCALFVRGFDRPNINLNFGKSGFHAGEAIDVLEPICVGDTLNASIQLSDVYVKTGRSGQMVFIVWEHIFRNQNGNIAAKVRESHVRRE; this is encoded by the coding sequence ATGTCAGAAGATTTGAATAAAGATCAAATTGATTATGATAAAAGTCAACTTGGTAAAGAATATCCTGCTGGTTCTTTTTTAGTAACAGAAGAAGAAGTATCCATGTATTGTAATTCGATTGGAGAACAATCTGAAATATGCCATGATAAATCAAAAGCATTAGAAGCTGGATATCGTGATATTGTTGCTCCTCCCACATTTTGCGCTCTTTTTGTGAGAGGATTTGATAGGCCTAATATAAATTTAAATTTTGGGAAATCTGGGTTTCACGCTGGTGAAGCAATTGATGTTTTAGAACCAATATGTGTTGGAGATACACTTAATGCTTCGATACAATTAAGTGATGTATATGTTAAAACAGGCAGATCAGGTCAAATGGTATTTATAGTATGGGAACATATATTTAGAAATCAAAATGGAAATATCGCCGCAAAAGTAAGAGAATCTCATGTGAGGAGAGAGTGA
- a CDS encoding CoA transferase encodes MHLNNYPLKNIRILELTEVWAGPMGNSLMGDLGAEIIKIESYPRAPITRPHDVVSARRGLVENKLSQERPWDGYASHNMANRNKKGLSIDLKTEIGKKTLFELVKCSDVVIEGYSAGTMENLGISYNILKQYRPDLIMVSMPGWGVDGPYQKYVTLGSGLDAFTGHWLLRTPPDTEPTETMSIYHTDAIAALNLVISVCMALFHRNINGTGQSIDLSQAETFIPHLTKYLMGYSMNNQNPKQIGNRHPTRAPQGVYKCEGDNQWIAISIRNDMDWENLCSLFKSNDLLNNSLYKNALARIKYHDDIDKTLNKLTSQYDKFQLMHLLQKNFIPSAAIMNEREIVDNEHLNTRDYFIKIDHPIAGEHSYPKNIWEFQYIKDPLFKRANIYGENNEEILGSILGIKQQEINEMWEEKIIGNSL; translated from the coding sequence ATGCATTTAAATAATTATCCTTTAAAAAATATACGCATATTGGAATTGACCGAAGTTTGGGCAGGCCCTATGGGAAACTCCCTTATGGGGGATTTAGGCGCAGAAATAATTAAAATTGAATCGTACCCCAGAGCTCCAATAACAAGACCACATGATGTAGTTTCTGCGCGCAGAGGGTTAGTTGAAAATAAATTAAGCCAAGAGCGTCCATGGGACGGATACGCTAGCCACAATATGGCAAATCGAAATAAAAAAGGATTATCTATAGACTTAAAAACTGAAATTGGAAAAAAAACCTTATTTGAATTAGTAAAATGTAGTGATGTAGTAATCGAGGGATACTCTGCTGGAACTATGGAAAACCTAGGAATATCATATAATATACTGAAACAATACCGACCAGACTTAATTATGGTATCTATGCCCGGATGGGGAGTTGATGGACCCTATCAGAAATATGTAACATTAGGTAGTGGCCTCGATGCATTTACAGGGCATTGGTTACTTCGAACCCCACCCGATACTGAACCCACTGAAACTATGTCTATATACCATACTGATGCTATAGCAGCACTAAACTTAGTAATATCTGTTTGCATGGCACTATTTCATAGAAATATAAATGGAACTGGACAAAGTATAGATCTTTCACAGGCTGAAACATTTATTCCTCATCTTACAAAATACTTAATGGGATATAGTATGAATAATCAAAACCCAAAGCAGATAGGAAACAGGCACCCCACAAGAGCACCTCAAGGTGTTTATAAATGTGAGGGAGATAATCAATGGATAGCGATATCAATAAGAAATGATATGGACTGGGAAAATTTATGTAGCCTATTTAAATCTAATGATCTTTTAAATAATTCGCTATATAAAAATGCTTTAGCAAGAATAAAGTATCATGATGACATTGATAAAACCCTAAATAAATTGACTTCACAATATGATAAATTTCAATTAATGCATTTACTACAAAAAAACTTTATCCCTTCTGCGGCGATAATGAATGAACGCGAGATCGTTGACAACGAGCATTTAAATACCAGAGATTATTTCATTAAAATCGATCACCCCATTGCTGGTGAACATAGTTACCCAAAAAACATTTGGGAATTTCAGTATATTAAAGACCCTCTATTTAAGCGTGCAAATATATATGGAGAAAATAATGAAGAAATACTAGGGTCTATACTAGGAATCAAACAACAAGAAATCAATGAAATGTGGGAGGAAAAGATTATTGGGAATAGTCTATAA